In the genome of Actinomadura graeca, one region contains:
- a CDS encoding CHRD domain-containing protein yields MRKNLISLPVTAVTAVTAVTLGLPAAVPAYADGHPTPGSATPAAGQEHGHDHGAPAPAGSSSGAPSPAAGASQQPAPPQTGQQGEPAPQGRVATNKARNKPVFLVARLSGANEVPASAGDADGSGTALVRVQGDRVTFALDWNGITAPTLGHIHRGPAGVNGDVAVPLFASAMPATVTSAAGAVTVTDPATADGLRANPGNWYVNLHTKENPKGAVRAQLAPLGGRRDVLRLLKTGGRRAFLSGDQEVPVKDGPAVGDPDGRAVAFVRPAGTGSVRFALAWVGVTPSLAHVHRGRFGVNGPVTVNMVTTPVPSTIFAVAGTATGVDPGVVQGIRANPRNWYANIHSTEFPGGAVRGQLNG; encoded by the coding sequence ATGCGCAAGAACCTCATCTCATTGCCGGTCACGGCGGTCACTGCGGTCACAGCGGTCACGCTGGGGCTGCCGGCGGCGGTCCCCGCGTATGCGGACGGCCACCCGACGCCCGGCTCCGCCACCCCGGCAGCGGGGCAGGAGCACGGGCACGATCACGGTGCGCCCGCACCTGCCGGCTCGTCGTCGGGTGCCCCGAGCCCGGCTGCGGGCGCCTCACAACAGCCTGCTCCGCCCCAGACCGGGCAGCAGGGCGAGCCGGCTCCGCAAGGCCGGGTCGCGACGAACAAGGCGCGCAACAAGCCGGTGTTCCTGGTGGCCAGGCTTTCGGGCGCCAACGAGGTGCCGGCCTCCGCGGGCGATGCGGACGGGAGCGGCACCGCCCTGGTCCGCGTCCAGGGCGACCGGGTGACCTTCGCCCTGGACTGGAACGGCATCACCGCCCCGACGCTCGGGCACATCCACCGTGGCCCGGCCGGTGTCAACGGCGATGTCGCGGTGCCGCTGTTCGCCAGCGCGATGCCGGCGACCGTGACCTCGGCCGCGGGCGCCGTCACCGTCACGGATCCCGCGACCGCCGACGGTCTGCGCGCCAACCCGGGCAACTGGTATGTGAACCTGCACACCAAGGAGAACCCGAAGGGCGCCGTCCGCGCCCAGCTCGCGCCGCTCGGCGGCAGGCGCGACGTGCTGAGGCTGCTCAAGACCGGCGGCAGGCGCGCGTTCCTGTCCGGTGACCAGGAGGTCCCGGTGAAGGACGGCCCCGCCGTCGGCGACCCGGACGGCAGGGCGGTCGCCTTCGTCCGGCCCGCGGGCACCGGCTCGGTCCGGTTCGCCTTGGCCTGGGTCGGCGTCACGCCCAGCCTCGCGCACGTCCACCGTGGCAGGTTCGGCGTCAACGGCCCGGTCACCGTCAACATGGTCACCACCCCCGTGCCCAGCACGATCTTCGCGGTGGCGGGCACCGCGACCGGCGTCGATCCGGGCGTCGTCCAGGGCATCCGCGCCAACCCGCGCAACTGGTACGCCAACATCCACAGCACCGAGTTCCCGGGTGGCGCCGTTCGCGGCCAGCTCAACGGCTGA
- the eccB gene encoding type VII secretion protein EccB, with translation MQNKRDQVQSHMCAVGRLNAAIVSGDPDAPDPPMKRVTTGAVIGAVIGTLLVAGFGVYGLIRPGGSSDWRAEGALVSVKESGARYVFLGGRLHPVANLASGRLIAGREAKLASVHENTLKNTPRGFPVGIPGAPDALPGSSSLGGRDWMVCTTARTGSAGRTSDQVVVTMNVAAPKSAAGADEGMLVRTSAGQTYLLWQGRRHRFTTAAGPFSLGYRGVVPYPVADQWINMLPAGGDVAPPRVPGRGGAGPAIGDRPTRIGQVFTTENPGTVRQYFVLFADGLRQVSVTVAGLVLGDPGTAAAYGGRTAGAVPVQSAAAAQHLSDAPAFTGGLPATPPRVRQAGGNDRPICTSVLVDSARGASVQVVVPASGIPAGGIPVTDPDPRTAHTVLVRSGTGALVRSLPAPGSGIGVRYLITDLGVKYPVPGDDDLSALGYAGVEPVPVPAAVLDLLPSGPPLARAAAAGPAAAGSGRKGGS, from the coding sequence GTGCAGAACAAGCGGGATCAGGTCCAGTCCCACATGTGCGCGGTGGGGCGTCTCAACGCGGCGATCGTCAGCGGCGACCCCGACGCCCCCGATCCGCCGATGAAGCGCGTCACCACCGGCGCCGTCATCGGCGCGGTGATCGGCACGCTGCTCGTCGCGGGCTTCGGCGTCTACGGGCTGATCAGGCCGGGCGGGTCCAGCGACTGGCGGGCCGAGGGCGCGCTGGTCTCGGTGAAGGAGAGCGGGGCGCGCTACGTCTTCCTCGGCGGCCGCCTGCACCCGGTGGCGAACCTCGCCTCCGGCCGGCTGATCGCCGGACGGGAGGCCAAGCTCGCCTCCGTGCACGAGAACACGCTCAAGAACACCCCGCGCGGCTTCCCCGTGGGCATCCCGGGCGCGCCCGACGCGCTCCCCGGATCCTCCTCGCTGGGGGGACGGGACTGGATGGTCTGCACCACGGCGCGGACCGGCTCCGCGGGCCGGACCAGCGACCAGGTGGTCGTGACGATGAACGTGGCCGCACCGAAGTCGGCCGCCGGCGCGGACGAGGGCATGCTCGTCCGCACGTCCGCCGGCCAGACGTATCTGCTGTGGCAGGGCCGCAGGCACCGGTTCACCACCGCCGCCGGGCCGTTCTCCCTCGGCTACCGGGGCGTCGTCCCGTACCCCGTCGCGGACCAGTGGATCAACATGCTGCCCGCGGGAGGCGACGTCGCGCCGCCCCGGGTCCCCGGCCGCGGCGGGGCCGGGCCCGCCATCGGCGATCGCCCGACCCGCATCGGCCAGGTCTTCACCACCGAGAACCCCGGCACGGTCAGGCAGTACTTCGTCCTGTTCGCCGACGGGCTCCGCCAGGTCAGCGTCACCGTCGCCGGCCTGGTGCTCGGCGATCCGGGCACGGCCGCCGCTTACGGAGGCCGCACGGCCGGGGCCGTCCCCGTGCAGTCCGCCGCCGCGGCACAGCACCTGTCCGACGCCCCCGCCTTCACCGGCGGCCTGCCCGCCACGCCGCCGCGCGTCCGGCAGGCGGGCGGGAACGACCGGCCCATCTGCACTTCGGTTCTCGTGGACTCGGCCCGGGGCGCGAGTGTCCAGGTCGTCGTGCCCGCGTCGGGAATCCCCGCCGGGGGCATACCGGTCACCGATCCCGACCCGAGGACGGCGCACACCGTCCTGGTCAGATCGGGCACCGGCGCGCTCGTGCGGTCGCTCCCGGCCCCGGGCAGCGGCATCGGCGTCCGCTACCTGATCACCGATCTCGGGGTGAAGTACCCGGTACCCGGCGACGACGACCTCTCCGCGCTCGGTTACGCGGGCGTCGAGCCGGTGCCCGTCCCGGCGGCCGTCCTCGACCTGCTGCCGTCGGGCCCGCCCTTGGCCCGAGCCGCGGCCGCGGGTCCCGCCGCGGCGGGGTCCGGGCGAAAGGGCGGAAGCTGA
- a CDS encoding tyrosine-type recombinase/integrase: MGLSLSADVAYRNDRLKPYRARVRWVDPVDKRRRSISEAAPDQGTAQEWIDEVMAAAAAGVDPATFTMSLAEYGKCVMPLAMRGLEAKSLDPYLAGWRLRVLPSLGHLPVRRITNGVVDRTVFGWIDEGHGRSTVKNSLAALVRVMEQAVRDGLIGRNPARITGWQRQYRQAFDELDDPRALALPDWTALVKLADALVARSAGRFSGWGEAVVFAACTAARIGEVSGVRVRDIDPDTWVWTLRRQTTPSPGGLIDKATKGRRARRVPLIEEVRPLVARRLGKLQGQPDARLFTGPRGGRLTTAVLRDATHWDEVVTALGFEKLRRHDLRHTGLTWMADAGVPVHVLRLIAGHGSLTTTQRYLHPDLDAIVGAGAALSAHLAK; encoded by the coding sequence GTGGGCCTGTCGTTGTCGGCTGATGTCGCGTACCGCAACGATCGTCTCAAGCCTTACCGGGCACGGGTCCGCTGGGTTGATCCGGTGGACAAGCGGCGCCGCTCGATCTCCGAAGCGGCCCCTGACCAGGGCACGGCGCAAGAGTGGATCGATGAGGTGATGGCGGCTGCGGCGGCGGGCGTGGATCCGGCCACCTTCACGATGTCGCTCGCCGAGTACGGCAAGTGCGTGATGCCGCTGGCCATGCGGGGACTGGAGGCCAAGAGCCTTGATCCCTACCTGGCCGGATGGCGGCTGCGGGTGCTCCCGTCGCTGGGTCATCTGCCCGTGCGGCGGATCACCAATGGCGTCGTGGATCGGACCGTGTTCGGCTGGATCGATGAGGGACACGGCCGCTCGACAGTGAAGAACAGTCTCGCTGCGCTGGTGCGGGTGATGGAACAGGCCGTCCGTGATGGGCTGATCGGCCGTAACCCGGCCCGGATTACCGGTTGGCAGCGTCAGTACCGGCAAGCGTTCGATGAGCTGGACGACCCGCGGGCGCTGGCGCTGCCGGACTGGACGGCGCTGGTCAAGCTCGCCGATGCGCTCGTGGCCCGTTCGGCCGGCCGATTCTCGGGCTGGGGTGAGGCGGTCGTCTTCGCCGCGTGCACGGCTGCCCGGATCGGTGAGGTGTCGGGTGTGCGGGTCCGCGACATCGACCCGGACACCTGGGTGTGGACGCTGCGCCGTCAGACCACGCCGAGTCCCGGCGGCCTCATCGACAAGGCCACCAAGGGACGGCGCGCCCGTCGGGTGCCGCTGATCGAAGAGGTGCGTCCGCTGGTGGCCCGGCGGCTGGGCAAGCTTCAAGGCCAGCCTGATGCCCGGCTGTTCACCGGGCCGCGCGGCGGCCGTCTGACCACTGCCGTTCTGCGGGATGCCACGCACTGGGATGAGGTCGTGACCGCGCTCGGCTTTGAGAAGCTGCGGCGCCATGACCTGCGGCATACAGGTCTGACCTGGATGGCGGACGCGGGCGTCCCGGTGCATGTGCTGAGGCTGATCGCGGGGCATGGCTCGCTCACGACGACGCAGCGGTACCTGCATCCGGACTTGGACGCGATTGTCGGGGCCGGTGCGGCGCTGAGCGCGCATCTCGCTAAATGA